A single window of Dermacentor silvarum isolate Dsil-2018 unplaced genomic scaffold, BIME_Dsil_1.4 Seq539, whole genome shotgun sequence DNA harbors:
- the LOC125941885 gene encoding uncharacterized protein LOC125941885 produces the protein MGLGNFQEYRSHRHEFAGLAVDLPHYTGKRTHCQEKTRCPTTIITSLHVHTDNDITRAARSLRKQCATPALGPVPQKQLREPGGCQSSTRQMWPIAIPSESIGSKTSAVFRRLFAPGDAADSARVWRRAAGRASKRPGADEGKGVNRVSCPHPKDRSARKSSPPPIPRDKLASATYDDSTRCVNGAPESHSRPTSARGTPHAIGEPTREVRRLLQRMRAVGHVREAGATSSGSRKEALGAAPPSHRKRQGRSKRLRCFDNGTYRSLRGQRERGGTPTLLSNTCGRYAHTNDTERRTPVGEKRHRRDVGAGE, from the coding sequence ATGGGATTAGGAAATTTCCAAGAATACAGGAGCCACCGACACGAGTTTGCTGGCCTTGCAGTGGACCTGCCGCACTACACTGGCAAACGGACGCACTGCCAGGAAAAAACGCGTTGCCCGACGACGATTATCACCTCCCTCCACGTGCATACAGACAACGATATCACCAGGGCCGCCCGCTCCCTTCGAAAGCAATGCGCGACGCCTGCACTTGGCCCAGTACCACAGAAACAGCTGCGCGAGCCAGGCGGTTGCCAAAGCTCGACCCGCCAGATGTGGCCGATTGCGATCCCGAGCGAGTCAATCGGAAGCAAAACATCCGCGGTGTTCCGCCGACTTTTTGCCCCCGGGGATGCAGCTGACAGCGCACGTGTTTGGAGAAGAGCGGCAGGGCGCGCGTCAAAGCGCCCTGGTGCGGATGAAGGGAAGGGCGTCAATCGAGTTTCCTGTCCCCACCCAAAAGATCGCTCGGCACGaaagtcatcacccccccccatCCCGCGAGATAAGCTAGCGAGCGCCACTTACGATGATAGCACGCGATGCGTAAACGGGGCGCCTGAGTCACATTCGCGACCTACGTCGGCCCGCGGCACCCCCCACGCGATCGGTGAACCGACACGAGAGGTTCGGCGTCTGCTGCAAAGAATGCGAGCCGTCGGCCACGTGCGTGAGGCAGGGGCGACGTCGAGTGGCTCGCGAAAGGAAGCGCTAGGTGCGGCACCGCCCTCGCACCGGAAACGGCAAGGCCGTTCAAAAAGACTGCGTTGCTTCGACAACGGAACCTACAGATCGCTCCGCGGACAACGCGAAAGAGGCGGAACGCCGACGCTTCTCTCAAACACCTGCGGGCGGTATGCGCACACAAACGACACCGAGCGACGGACGCCGGTGGGCGAAAAAAGGCATCGCCGCGACGTCGGTGCGGGAGAATAG